The following are from one region of the Rhodopirellula sp. P2 genome:
- a CDS encoding PEGA domain-containing protein — MANSLTLETIQLHALANRIQPFRSHAKMLAMITLLFIVCTGCVRRRMTVRTSPPGATVSVDNQLIGTSPAATSFEYYGTREVRIEREGFRTETVLRKIKPPWYQLPGLDFVSETLWPGEIRDERIIDIELVPQVIEPSEDVLNRAEALRNQSRSGVIPQG; from the coding sequence GTGGCAAATTCGTTGACTTTGGAAACCATTCAGTTGCACGCTTTGGCCAACCGCATCCAGCCGTTCCGTTCGCATGCAAAAATGCTGGCGATGATCACACTGTTGTTCATTGTCTGCACAGGTTGTGTGCGTCGCCGAATGACGGTGCGGACCAGTCCACCAGGAGCAACGGTCTCGGTCGACAACCAATTGATCGGAACGTCTCCAGCGGCCACCAGTTTTGAATACTATGGCACGCGCGAGGTTCGTATCGAACGCGAGGGTTTCCGAACGGAAACCGTTCTGCGGAAGATCAAACCGCCGTGGTATCAATTGCCAGGTTTGGACTTTGTGAGCGAAACCCTTTGGCCCGGTGAAATTCGTGATGAGCGGATCATCGACATCGAATTGGTGCCTCAAGTGATCGAACCCTCTGAGGATGTTCTGAACCGTGCCGAAGCCCTCCGCAATCAATCGCGAAGCGGAGTCATCCCACAGGGCTGA
- a CDS encoding DUF1501 domain-containing protein codes for MQSRREFLRQAGTNFGALAMAAMLQSEAQSASGRAVEVLHHPPKAKRVVQLFMAGGASQIDLWDHKPLLEKLHGQPSDFGEPVEAFQNGLGPWMKSPFKFAPYGQTGKQLSEVVAPLGDCVDDIAFVHNMVGKTGVHSQATYLQATGFQRPGFPGMGAWVSYGLGSINENLPTFVVLPDHRGFASNGPKNWGSAFLPASAQGTTIFPQRENPIEDLTAHAKFVTAAGDRDGLAVLQRMNRRHLEQHPGDSRLEARIRSYELAAAMQLSAPEALDISGESAETMKMYGLDRMGATYPDRINPAEEAEYFGRKCLIARRLLERGVRFVQIWSGNDNGFPRRNWDSHEDIERDHRPLASGMAVGTAALLKDLKRTGMLEDTIVLWTTEFGRMPSTQGSKGRDHNPYVFTNWMCGGGVRGGVTHGESDQWGYKPLDRLNPTQVYDIHATILHQLGIDHKRLTFRHDGIDRRLTDVHGHVINELV; via the coding sequence ATGCAAAGTCGACGAGAATTCCTCCGTCAGGCAGGCACCAACTTTGGTGCGTTGGCAATGGCGGCCATGCTACAAAGCGAAGCTCAATCGGCCAGCGGACGCGCTGTCGAAGTGCTGCATCATCCTCCCAAAGCGAAACGCGTGGTGCAGTTGTTCATGGCCGGCGGAGCCAGCCAAATCGACCTGTGGGATCACAAGCCGTTGTTGGAAAAACTTCACGGCCAGCCATCGGACTTCGGCGAACCGGTCGAAGCGTTTCAAAATGGCTTGGGGCCGTGGATGAAATCGCCTTTCAAGTTTGCGCCGTATGGCCAGACGGGCAAGCAACTCAGCGAGGTCGTGGCACCGTTGGGCGATTGCGTGGACGACATCGCGTTCGTTCACAACATGGTTGGCAAGACAGGCGTTCATTCGCAGGCCACTTACCTGCAAGCGACCGGGTTCCAACGCCCTGGATTCCCTGGGATGGGAGCATGGGTCAGCTATGGCCTGGGCTCGATCAACGAGAACCTGCCGACGTTTGTCGTGTTACCCGATCATCGCGGCTTTGCCAGCAATGGACCCAAGAACTGGGGTTCCGCATTCCTGCCCGCCAGTGCGCAGGGGACAACCATCTTTCCACAGCGCGAGAACCCGATCGAGGACCTGACTGCCCATGCCAAATTTGTGACCGCTGCCGGGGACCGGGATGGCTTGGCAGTCCTCCAACGCATGAACCGTCGGCATTTGGAGCAGCATCCTGGCGACTCACGACTGGAGGCTCGGATACGATCTTACGAATTGGCGGCGGCGATGCAGTTGAGCGCACCCGAAGCCTTGGACATCTCGGGCGAAAGCGCGGAGACGATGAAGATGTACGGACTGGATCGGATGGGGGCCACCTATCCCGACCGGATCAATCCAGCCGAAGAGGCGGAGTATTTTGGCCGCAAGTGTTTGATCGCCCGTCGGTTGCTCGAACGCGGAGTTCGGTTCGTACAGATCTGGTCTGGAAACGACAATGGTTTCCCTCGACGCAATTGGGATTCGCACGAGGATATTGAACGCGATCACCGACCACTGGCAAGTGGAATGGCAGTGGGAACCGCAGCGTTGCTGAAAGACTTGAAGCGAACCGGGATGCTGGAAGACACAATCGTCTTGTGGACCACCGAGTTTGGTCGCATGCCCAGCACGCAGGGCAGCAAGGGACGGGATCACAACCCGTACGTGTTCACCAATTGGATGTGCGGGGGTGGTGTCCGCGGCGGCGTCACACACGGCGAATCAGACCAGTGGGGATACAAGCCCCTGGACCGTTTGAACCCCACGCAAGTCTATGACATTCATGCCACGATCCTGCACCAACTGGGGATCGATCACAAACGGCTGACGTTCCGCCACGATGGAATTGATCGCCGGCTGACCGACGTTCATGGACATGTCATCAACGAGTTGGTGTGA
- a CDS encoding class I SAM-dependent methyltransferase translates to MTAAGSPLCQIVSDEELANPLQTVDAAGWLGGNISGQKVLCLAAGGGRQSCLYAAAGARVTVVDLSPAMLEQDRIAARQRGHQVELIEGSMDDLSMLPAGHFDIVIHPVSTCYVPSITAVYAQVARVIRGGGVYISQHKSPFSLQTSTQPRTAVDGSPRYTVEHAYYRKGSSSQAVPNAPVPPPPTNPVAARLREPGAVEFLHRWEELIGGMCRSGFVIEDLSEPLHAKRDAEPNSFAERARFVPPYVRIKARRRSEQVADSSAVPALWIPEN, encoded by the coding sequence ATGACGGCCGCTGGATCTCCCCTGTGCCAAATCGTTTCGGACGAGGAATTAGCGAATCCGCTGCAAACCGTCGACGCTGCCGGGTGGCTGGGTGGCAATATTTCCGGGCAAAAAGTTTTGTGCCTCGCGGCAGGTGGGGGCCGGCAGAGTTGTCTCTACGCCGCTGCGGGCGCTCGTGTGACGGTCGTGGATCTGTCACCAGCGATGTTGGAACAAGACCGCATCGCGGCTCGCCAGCGGGGGCATCAAGTCGAACTGATCGAGGGTTCCATGGACGATCTGTCGATGTTGCCGGCGGGGCATTTTGACATCGTGATTCATCCGGTCAGCACGTGTTATGTGCCTTCGATCACGGCGGTGTACGCACAGGTTGCCCGGGTGATTCGTGGCGGCGGCGTTTACATCAGTCAGCATAAATCGCCGTTCAGCCTGCAAACGTCGACCCAGCCACGAACCGCGGTCGATGGTTCCCCTCGATACACGGTGGAACATGCGTATTACCGCAAGGGTTCCTCTTCGCAGGCGGTTCCCAACGCGCCTGTTCCGCCACCTCCGACCAATCCGGTTGCCGCTCGGCTGAGGGAACCCGGGGCGGTGGAATTCCTGCATCGCTGGGAAGAATTGATTGGAGGAATGTGTCGATCTGGATTCGTGATCGAGGATCTGTCTGAACCGTTGCATGCAAAACGGGATGCGGAACCGAACAGCTTTGCTGAGCGAGCCCGCTTTGTTCCGCCCTATGTCCGGATCAAGGCCCGGCGGCGAAGCGAGCAGGTAGCGGATTCCTCCGCCGTGCCGGCCCTGTGGATTCCAGAAAACTGA
- a CDS encoding HD-GYP domain-containing protein, whose product MSTASPNINLSKNTILVSVDDLQVGEICRSPIDDEIGRLLLGAGTRITTEVIDGLRERGIKDLTINADEADTLSGRSKTAAVKPKPKSGRDTGHNPGQDPAKWIKGVPLKDALVNRHHEPINQTRRRTLQGHVQQARSKFEEIRLALSERKMQTVEALSDLSGAFASAMVDDHDQTIGEVVACNTEMSLTDRSVKLGVLAMAIGTELDLDGPSVLEIGMAGLLHDIGLYSMNPEFSVPGRGPFSQQETWEYRKHPVVSANSLREVSDIPHAVLLAIEQVHEQYDGSGYPFGLEGKRIHIYARILNVCDTYLRLVLGTAYRKALVPHDALGFILHQARYGLFDSQVIHALLRTKSLFPLGSRVELTNGKWADVIRRPIEGYACPVLQLSDGELFDLVENPHEVVQPHCDPQRNQGRLSIEAMQKIRWNPADELFFEEE is encoded by the coding sequence ATGAGCACCGCATCCCCCAACATCAATTTGAGCAAGAACACAATTCTTGTTTCGGTGGACGATCTTCAGGTCGGCGAGATTTGTCGTTCGCCAATCGATGACGAGATCGGTCGCTTGCTGCTTGGTGCGGGCACACGAATCACAACCGAAGTGATCGATGGTCTGCGGGAACGCGGCATCAAAGATTTGACGATCAACGCGGACGAAGCCGACACACTGAGCGGCCGTTCCAAGACCGCAGCGGTCAAACCGAAGCCGAAAAGCGGCCGAGACACGGGGCACAATCCTGGGCAAGATCCCGCCAAGTGGATCAAAGGTGTGCCTCTGAAAGATGCGTTGGTCAATCGTCACCACGAACCCATCAATCAGACCCGTCGCCGGACGTTGCAAGGCCACGTCCAACAGGCACGCAGCAAGTTTGAAGAAATTCGATTGGCACTTTCCGAGCGAAAGATGCAAACGGTCGAAGCGTTGTCCGATCTTTCCGGTGCGTTCGCGTCTGCCATGGTGGACGACCATGATCAAACCATCGGCGAAGTGGTTGCCTGCAACACAGAAATGTCATTGACCGATCGCAGCGTGAAGCTGGGTGTCTTGGCAATGGCCATTGGAACCGAACTTGATCTGGATGGTCCCTCGGTTTTAGAAATCGGCATGGCCGGTCTGTTGCATGACATTGGTTTGTACTCCATGAACCCCGAGTTCAGTGTGCCTGGCCGCGGTCCCTTTTCGCAACAAGAAACATGGGAATACCGCAAACACCCGGTGGTTTCCGCCAACAGTCTTCGCGAAGTGTCGGACATTCCCCACGCGGTATTGCTGGCGATCGAACAGGTCCACGAACAATACGACGGCTCGGGTTACCCGTTTGGTTTAGAAGGCAAACGAATTCACATCTACGCGCGAATTCTGAACGTCTGCGACACTTACCTTCGGTTGGTCCTCGGAACCGCTTACCGCAAAGCTCTGGTCCCACACGATGCGTTGGGATTCATTTTGCACCAGGCTCGCTACGGCCTGTTTGACTCCCAGGTCATTCATGCCCTGTTGCGTACCAAATCGTTGTTCCCCTTGGGCAGTCGTGTCGAATTGACCAATGGAAAGTGGGCGGACGTGATTCGTCGCCCCATCGAAGGCTACGCCTGCCCTGTCTTACAACTTTCCGATGGGGAACTCTTTGACCTCGTGGAAAATCCACACGAGGTGGTTCAGCCGCACTGCGACCCTCAACGCAATCAAGGTCGATTGTCGATCGAAGCGATGCAAAAGATTCGCTGGAACCCGGCTGACGAGTTGTTCTTTGAAGAAGAGTGA
- a CDS encoding DUF1501 domain-containing protein, with protein MSNSTRRQFLASSVAAAGAVSLPRIATAHGSAERLQGKAEHVISIWLGGGMGQIDTFDPKAKGDPKAKRPGGYYDLIDTAVEGVQVCEHLSQTAKVMDRVTAVRTVNHDVIDEHAAATNRMHTGRAISGTVTYPSLGSLVAHERGPVNEDAPPYVLIGYPNVTRGPGFLGSKHGYLYLTETGRAPAGLSRPDGISNDRQTRREQFLATLKNSRGDSKISKFLDYESAIEQSMKLSGPDFTRVFQLDGEPDDLRNRYGGEFGQRCLLSRRLVESGVRFIEVSHNLNFLNGAGWDVHNSGIVNQHKLIQELDTAVSTLIMDLEAKKLLDKTLIVITSEFGRPPEFDSGGGRGHQGSAFSCVLAGGGLAHCGAYGETDHLAKKIVSQPVGVPDFFATICAAVGIDYSKNLYAGDRPVPLTDQGQPIRELFAS; from the coding sequence ATGAGTAATTCCACGCGACGACAGTTTCTTGCCAGCAGTGTCGCTGCCGCCGGCGCCGTCAGTCTGCCTCGAATCGCGACCGCGCATGGTTCGGCGGAACGATTGCAAGGGAAAGCCGAGCATGTGATTTCGATCTGGCTCGGGGGCGGAATGGGCCAGATTGATACGTTCGATCCCAAGGCCAAGGGAGACCCCAAAGCGAAAAGACCCGGAGGCTACTACGATCTGATCGACACTGCCGTCGAAGGGGTTCAGGTTTGTGAGCACCTCTCACAAACGGCCAAAGTGATGGACCGCGTCACAGCGGTTCGGACCGTGAATCACGATGTCATTGATGAGCACGCCGCCGCAACGAACCGGATGCACACCGGTCGCGCGATCAGTGGCACGGTCACCTATCCTTCGCTGGGATCCTTGGTGGCGCATGAGCGGGGTCCCGTCAACGAAGACGCACCTCCCTACGTGCTGATCGGCTATCCCAATGTGACTCGTGGTCCTGGTTTTCTGGGCTCGAAACATGGTTACCTGTACCTCACTGAAACCGGACGTGCCCCCGCTGGCTTGTCACGTCCCGATGGCATTTCCAATGACCGTCAAACACGCCGCGAGCAGTTCCTTGCCACGCTGAAAAACAGTCGAGGGGACAGCAAAATCTCGAAGTTCTTGGACTATGAGTCGGCGATTGAACAGAGCATGAAGTTGAGTGGTCCAGACTTCACACGCGTCTTTCAGCTTGATGGCGAGCCGGATGACCTGCGGAACCGCTATGGGGGTGAGTTCGGTCAACGCTGTTTGTTGAGTCGTCGGCTGGTTGAGAGTGGTGTGCGGTTCATCGAAGTCAGCCACAACCTGAATTTTTTGAATGGAGCGGGTTGGGATGTCCACAACAGTGGAATCGTCAATCAACACAAGCTGATCCAGGAGCTGGACACCGCTGTTTCAACTTTGATCATGGACCTCGAAGCCAAGAAGTTGCTCGACAAGACGTTGATTGTGATCACGTCCGAATTCGGTCGTCCACCGGAGTTTGACAGTGGTGGAGGTCGCGGTCACCAAGGTTCCGCCTTCAGTTGTGTGCTTGCGGGCGGTGGGTTGGCTCACTGTGGTGCTTATGGTGAAACCGATCATCTTGCCAAGAAGATTGTCTCCCAACCGGTCGGCGTTCCCGACTTCTTCGCCACGATTTGTGCTGCCGTTGGAATTGATTACAGCAAGAATCTCTACGCCGGTGACCGACCGGTTCCATTGACCGATCAGGGCCAACCGATCCGCGAATTGTTCGCGTCCTGA
- a CDS encoding dihydrodipicolinate synthase family protein, with product MQFDPTGVIPACLMPFDSDLEIDEPAYRRHLSDLAGVEGITAITVNGHAAEVHALSFAEQQRGIEIAHDELAGKLPLVAGIHTGNTREAASLAKMASAAGAAALLVFPSEVLTLGGQQKPECARAHLNAIAESTELPLILFQYPISGGLGYPLDNLLQLCSEFPSIRAIKDWCNDPALHERHIRELHALDRPVKVLSTHSMWLLSSLVLGCDGLLSGAGSVIANLQVALFQAVQRNDLQAARSINDRIYPTVRAFYSDPLLDMHNRMKEALVLLGRLDAAHVRPPLMKLKPSETERIGSLLAEAGITPSTIYQNEIS from the coding sequence ATGCAATTTGATCCCACAGGCGTCATTCCTGCTTGTTTGATGCCGTTCGATTCCGATCTGGAAATCGACGAACCTGCCTATCGCCGTCACCTGAGCGATCTGGCCGGCGTCGAGGGAATCACCGCCATCACGGTCAACGGACACGCTGCCGAGGTTCACGCTCTGAGCTTCGCTGAGCAGCAACGCGGCATTGAGATCGCGCACGATGAACTTGCTGGAAAGCTGCCGTTGGTCGCCGGCATTCATACCGGCAACACCCGTGAAGCGGCTTCCCTGGCCAAGATGGCCTCCGCCGCCGGAGCGGCAGCACTGCTGGTGTTTCCCTCCGAGGTGCTGACCTTGGGCGGCCAGCAGAAACCGGAATGTGCCCGAGCCCACTTGAATGCGATCGCCGAGTCGACCGAGCTGCCCTTGATTTTGTTTCAGTACCCCATTTCGGGAGGGCTTGGCTATCCGCTGGACAACCTGCTCCAGCTCTGCAGCGAATTCCCTTCGATCCGGGCGATCAAGGATTGGTGCAACGATCCCGCTCTGCACGAGCGTCACATTCGCGAATTGCACGCCTTGGACCGTCCGGTGAAGGTGCTTTCCACGCACAGCATGTGGTTGCTCAGTTCCCTGGTGCTGGGTTGTGACGGATTGCTGTCGGGCGCCGGCAGCGTCATCGCCAATCTGCAAGTCGCCCTGTTCCAAGCCGTGCAGAGGAACGACCTGCAAGCAGCCCGCTCCATCAACGATCGGATTTACCCAACCGTCCGTGCCTTTTACTCGGATCCTTTGCTCGACATGCACAACCGCATGAAGGAGGCGCTCGTGTTGCTGGGACGACTCGATGCCGCCCATGTGCGACCCCCGCTGATGAAACTCAAGCCATCTGAAACGGAGCGGATCGGCTCGCTCCTGGCCGAGGCCGGGATCACTCCTTCCACGATCTACCAAAACGAAATTTCCTAG
- a CDS encoding anti-sigma factor family protein, with protein sequence MTAWITALAADLSTLYPYAWTRRVGSKTFQTSLSLQKNSMMSFTPEQIDQLISDHLDGRLSDDQSQWLAEQLRTDADLAQQLADAEFDRQMLRSLHQKTSTTSSLPADFASRVVAAAQQRALDDNLSSNHPLRKLPASAPVETVAPPSSRHTRRTWVAAIAGLAAAGLFVVTLQNRGNDPSPNNPLIDPSAAIAQADPTNLEPDPIAGLDSLGAPNIETIASSDLPNVDREGLSPAAIPSVDPTAAGMDGSNEPSGRPQPERSSIASATDQLNTAPVDMSATVAAGNSNEVQSLSGAVLIYDVQLKPEARDPGVRNHFAMDSDPVRKAMTTAGLAASSKQLVNKRLIEATRESVTLDDDTRYQILLLRGPAKQLDRLFLELLADEDSIESVGMSMAMGNAVSGIAWQQEENVVPSNAVAYDLNTDDRRSLQRLGMALSNRDFMPVQAESFTKRIDFALGSPEAASTGNDFITEVLVIVR encoded by the coding sequence TTGACAGCCTGGATCACCGCACTGGCGGCCGACCTGTCGACACTGTACCCCTACGCATGGACGCGTCGCGTTGGTTCGAAAACGTTTCAAACCTCGCTTTCGCTGCAAAAGAACAGCATGATGTCTTTCACACCTGAACAGATCGATCAACTGATCAGCGACCATTTGGATGGTCGTTTGAGCGATGATCAATCGCAATGGCTCGCCGAGCAGTTGCGCACGGACGCTGACTTGGCCCAGCAACTGGCCGATGCGGAGTTCGATCGCCAAATGTTGCGATCGCTGCACCAAAAAACAAGCACCACATCGAGCTTGCCTGCCGATTTCGCGTCTCGCGTGGTCGCCGCAGCTCAGCAACGTGCCCTCGATGACAATCTGTCGTCCAATCATCCCCTGCGAAAATTACCGGCCTCAGCCCCGGTCGAAACGGTGGCTCCTCCATCGAGTCGGCACACTCGCAGAACTTGGGTGGCAGCCATCGCTGGTCTGGCCGCGGCGGGATTGTTTGTCGTGACTCTGCAGAACCGTGGGAATGATCCGAGTCCGAACAACCCGCTGATCGACCCCTCCGCCGCGATTGCTCAAGCCGATCCGACAAATTTGGAACCCGATCCGATTGCTGGATTGGATTCCCTGGGTGCACCCAACATCGAAACCATCGCGTCGAGCGACCTGCCAAACGTTGATCGTGAAGGCTTGTCACCCGCTGCGATTCCCTCAGTCGACCCAACCGCCGCTGGGATGGATGGTTCCAACGAACCCAGTGGACGACCTCAACCCGAACGGAGTTCCATCGCGTCAGCGACCGACCAACTCAACACGGCTCCCGTGGATATGTCGGCAACCGTCGCTGCTGGAAACAGCAACGAGGTTCAATCGTTGTCCGGTGCGGTGTTGATCTATGACGTTCAACTGAAACCAGAAGCGCGTGACCCCGGTGTTCGCAACCATTTCGCGATGGACAGTGACCCCGTTCGCAAAGCGATGACGACGGCCGGTTTGGCCGCGTCGAGCAAACAATTGGTCAACAAACGTTTGATCGAAGCGACCCGTGAATCGGTCACGCTGGACGACGACACCCGGTATCAAATTCTATTGCTGCGAGGTCCCGCGAAACAGTTGGACCGGTTGTTCCTTGAATTGCTTGCGGATGAAGACTCGATTGAGTCTGTCGGCATGTCGATGGCGATGGGCAATGCTGTCTCCGGGATCGCATGGCAACAAGAAGAAAACGTGGTGCCTTCGAACGCGGTCGCCTATGACCTGAATACGGACGACAGACGTTCGTTGCAACGACTTGGCATGGCCCTCAGCAATCGAGACTTCATGCCTGTCCAAGCCGAATCGTTCACCAAACGAATCGATTTTGCCTTGGGCTCCCCGGAAGCTGCCAGCACCGGCAACGATTTCATCACCGAAGTCCTGGTCATCGTTCGCTGA
- a CDS encoding DUF1553 domain-containing protein — MLLLIWVASGLSLGKAEAGDPFEQQIAPLLARRCLSCHAGEAAKGGFSVQDSAAFFADGFVEPGDSAASHLLDLISPESGKAEMPKDADPLTAAEIDAIAKWIDQGATWPDGFVVEEALVDNFDWWSFQPISRPSVPQLDDPWARSPIDQFVLRTLKNKGLTYSPRADRRTLIRRLTYDLIGLPPTPAEVARYVSDPDSDEQAYEKLVDRLLESEHYGERWARHWLDVAKYADSNGYDKDKLRPNAWPYRDYVIRSFNEDKPYARFVQEQIAGDVLFPGTADGTLGLGFIAAGPWDFIGHVEVPESKLDGKVARNLDRDDMVSGAFNAFCSMTVQCARCHNHKFDPITQQQYYGMQAVFAAVGRADRLFDADPNVAQRREPWRDQLSKARAQQKSVEDKVAAAGGTELAELTAQINTLNKSLKPIKVTEHGYHSEIAATENSGKWVEVKLKSEVHVSRIVLHACEDDFNRIGAGFGFPKRFKVELFDDAGKRTIIHDAREVDFPNPGLVPVEFAVENQPVRRVRVTATRLAERKSDFNFALAELRVFSGDRNVAIGATVDSLDSIEAPVRWRRQNLTDDKWPRIGDPEATRRIAEATQKRDAILAAVTTPELVARRSDAKQKIAEAESQLSSLPPQQTVYAAATHFSSQGNFKPTEGKPREVFVLHRGEVSLPGDPAVPGVMPLSSDSQWQFDASLNEAERRAKLATWLTDREHPLVWRSIVNRVWQYHFGQGIVATPNDFGRMGAEPTHSELLDWLAVEFRDGGQSMKTLHRMIVTSNTYQQTAADNPANSAIDGSNQFLWRSNRRRLSAEELRDSILSVSGSLDTTMGGPGFYLFALAKTEHSPHFEYHRFDPTDKRSHRRSIYRFIARSQPNPFLTTLDCADSSQSTPRRNETLTSLQALSLMNNKFNLVMAEAFAKRLESESDNLPDQVERAMRLLCQRVSTPAERDELVAYADVHGLENLCRILFNLTEFVFVD; from the coding sequence ATGCTGTTGTTGATTTGGGTCGCAAGCGGCCTCTCGCTTGGTAAAGCGGAGGCTGGCGATCCGTTTGAACAGCAAATCGCTCCGCTGCTGGCTCGGCGGTGCCTGTCTTGTCATGCGGGCGAGGCGGCCAAAGGAGGGTTCTCGGTGCAAGACTCCGCGGCGTTTTTTGCCGACGGATTTGTCGAACCAGGTGATTCCGCGGCGAGTCATTTGCTGGATTTAATTTCACCGGAATCGGGCAAGGCGGAGATGCCCAAGGATGCGGATCCATTGACCGCAGCGGAGATCGATGCGATTGCGAAATGGATCGACCAAGGTGCGACTTGGCCCGATGGATTCGTGGTGGAAGAAGCCTTGGTCGACAACTTCGATTGGTGGTCGTTTCAGCCGATCTCACGGCCCTCGGTTCCTCAGTTGGATGATCCCTGGGCACGATCGCCAATCGACCAATTTGTACTTCGGACTCTGAAGAACAAGGGACTCACCTATTCGCCACGTGCGGATCGCAGGACATTGATCCGACGCCTGACTTACGATCTGATCGGGTTGCCTCCCACGCCAGCGGAAGTCGCTCGCTACGTGAGCGATCCCGATTCGGACGAGCAGGCTTATGAAAAACTGGTGGATCGGTTGCTGGAATCAGAACACTACGGGGAGCGATGGGCGCGGCATTGGTTGGACGTCGCCAAATACGCCGATTCCAATGGCTACGACAAGGACAAACTGCGTCCCAATGCATGGCCCTATCGCGACTATGTGATTCGATCTTTCAATGAAGACAAACCGTACGCGAGATTTGTCCAGGAGCAGATCGCGGGGGATGTGTTGTTTCCAGGAACCGCTGATGGCACGCTGGGATTAGGTTTTATCGCCGCCGGTCCCTGGGACTTCATCGGTCATGTGGAAGTGCCGGAATCCAAGCTGGATGGCAAAGTGGCCCGCAACCTTGATCGTGACGACATGGTCTCGGGGGCGTTCAATGCGTTCTGCAGCATGACGGTCCAGTGTGCGCGGTGCCACAATCACAAATTTGATCCGATCACGCAGCAGCAATACTACGGCATGCAAGCGGTCTTCGCCGCAGTCGGTCGTGCCGATCGACTGTTTGATGCGGATCCGAACGTCGCTCAACGACGCGAGCCATGGCGAGATCAGCTGTCCAAGGCCAGGGCTCAGCAGAAGAGTGTTGAAGACAAGGTTGCAGCGGCAGGGGGCACCGAGTTGGCCGAACTGACGGCACAGATCAACACGCTGAACAAAAGCTTGAAGCCGATCAAGGTGACGGAGCATGGTTACCACAGCGAGATCGCTGCCACGGAGAACTCTGGAAAATGGGTGGAAGTGAAACTGAAGTCGGAAGTGCATGTATCGCGAATCGTGCTGCATGCTTGCGAAGACGACTTCAACAGGATCGGCGCAGGTTTCGGATTTCCAAAGCGATTCAAAGTTGAGTTGTTTGATGACGCTGGCAAGCGGACCATCATCCACGATGCTCGCGAAGTTGACTTTCCCAATCCAGGATTGGTGCCAGTTGAGTTTGCGGTCGAGAACCAACCGGTTCGTCGCGTTCGGGTCACGGCGACTCGGCTCGCCGAACGCAAATCCGATTTCAACTTTGCACTCGCGGAACTGCGAGTCTTTTCCGGTGACCGGAATGTCGCGATTGGCGCAACGGTCGATTCACTTGATTCGATCGAAGCCCCCGTGCGTTGGCGTCGTCAGAATTTGACGGACGACAAATGGCCGCGCATCGGAGACCCGGAGGCAACCCGCCGGATCGCGGAAGCAACCCAGAAGCGGGATGCAATCCTTGCCGCGGTGACCACTCCCGAACTTGTCGCGCGACGCAGCGATGCGAAGCAGAAGATTGCCGAGGCAGAGTCTCAGTTGTCATCGCTGCCACCGCAGCAAACCGTGTATGCGGCGGCGACCCATTTTTCAAGCCAAGGAAATTTCAAGCCGACCGAGGGCAAGCCAAGAGAGGTGTTTGTGCTCCATCGCGGGGAGGTTTCGCTGCCGGGTGACCCTGCGGTGCCCGGTGTGATGCCTTTGTCCAGCGACTCTCAGTGGCAATTTGATGCGAGCCTCAATGAAGCGGAGCGTCGAGCGAAGTTGGCCACTTGGTTGACCGATCGCGAACATCCCTTGGTTTGGCGTTCGATTGTGAACCGCGTTTGGCAGTACCACTTTGGTCAGGGAATCGTTGCCACACCCAATGACTTTGGTCGCATGGGTGCTGAACCGACCCATTCCGAACTGCTCGATTGGTTGGCGGTCGAGTTTCGCGACGGGGGTCAATCGATGAAGACCTTGCACCGGATGATCGTCACCAGCAACACGTATCAACAGACCGCGGCAGACAATCCGGCCAATTCCGCGATCGACGGCAGCAATCAATTTTTGTGGCGATCCAATCGACGTCGGCTTTCGGCGGAAGAGCTTCGCGATTCCATTCTCTCGGTCAGTGGATCGCTGGACACAACGATGGGTGGCCCGGGCTTCTATCTGTTTGCCTTGGCAAAGACGGAGCATTCACCTCACTTTGAGTATCACCGATTTGATCCGACTGACAAACGATCACACCGCCGCAGCATCTATCGGTTCATCGCTCGGTCGCAACCGAATCCCTTTCTGACGACGCTCGATTGTGCCGACTCATCGCAGAGCACCCCCCGTCGCAATGAAACGCTGACCTCGTTGCAAGCGCTTTCGTTGATGAACAACAAGTTCAATTTGGTGATGGCCGAAGCGTTTGCAAAGCGACTTGAATCGGAGAGCGACAATCTGCCCGATCAAGTCGAACGTGCGATGCGATTGCTTTGCCAACGAGTTTCGACACCGGCCGAACGTGATGAATTGGTCGCCTACGCTGATGTCCATGGTCTGGAGAATCTATGCCGGATCTTATTCAACCTGACCGAATTCGTGTTTGTGGATTGA